The Rhodothermaceae bacterium genome window below encodes:
- a CDS encoding aminotransferase class III-fold pyridoxal phosphate-dependent enzyme has protein sequence MIEHPAPTFSASEAQALAQEYFGLQGSATELPSHLDQNFRVNTAGGTFVLKLSNAAAESSYVDLQQAVLSHLHANGQGDHIPAVVPTQAGDQKVVVQGKEGQHQLWMVTWLDGRILADVRPVLSPLLRDLGRFLGSLNQALGGFEHESAHRSYAWDLRKAIHFAKYLDCIRDAKRRKLVEDALEFFQNETLPSLDQLRQSVIHHDANDHNVVVQGTGYQASIRGLIDFGDTLHTTTVIELAVAATYIMMGKVDPVGAAAEVVHGYHEAYPLEESEISVLHGLIKARLCSSVLVSAFRGSLEPENEYLRVSEEGAWSLLTYLSRESSSLAEYRWRSACGMEPCPKGMRVVSHLRQRTFAPVMQPDVCTKDPLVVDLSVTSPLVEPLERQPDPKKASEAWFRRIRRAGAEIGVGRYNEPRIVYTSENYRSANNAFDETRTIHLGIDLFKEAGAPVYAPAAARIHSLSFSRKPMDFGGLVILEHTMEGGRFYTLYGHLSEHSIQRLQPGQKIAKGEEFANLGVPEENGGWTPHLHFQVIADLLGKSGEYWGVAPASQRDVWLSICPDPNLILGIRDDLLPVPEPLTETIRSRRKDCIGGNLSVSYRTPLQIVRGFRQYLYDETGRAFLDAVNNVPHVGHSHPRVNAAAIRQMRVLNTNTRYLHQTLVDYAERLAATMPEPLKVCYFVNSGSEANDLALRLAFAHTGRKDIMVLEGAYHGHLSSLIAISPYKFDGPGGTGAPPHVHQAPVPDLYRGRFRGSDAAQQYSTELKAKLNSVPDGIAAFICESLLGCGGQIELPEGYLQSVYAHVRAAGGLCIADEVQVGFGRMGSDFWGFQTQEVTPDIVVLGKPMGNGHPLAGVVTTAEIAHSFDNGMEFFSTFGGNPVSCAVGEAVLDVIESEKLQENALVTGTFLKQSLEKLKSRHPVIGDVRGRGLFLGIELVRDHQTLEPADQGAGYIANRMRDLGILISTDGPLHNVLKIKPPLVFDQANAVQLVETLDSILQEEAAISQ, from the coding sequence ATGATTGAACATCCGGCTCCAACCTTTTCAGCGTCAGAAGCTCAGGCTCTGGCACAGGAGTATTTTGGCTTACAGGGTAGCGCAACCGAGCTTCCTAGTCACCTGGATCAAAATTTTCGTGTCAATACGGCCGGTGGCACATTTGTTTTGAAGCTTTCCAATGCAGCAGCAGAATCCAGTTACGTAGATCTTCAGCAGGCGGTACTGTCACATCTGCATGCGAATGGGCAAGGGGACCATATTCCGGCCGTCGTTCCCACACAAGCGGGCGATCAAAAAGTCGTTGTACAGGGAAAAGAGGGGCAGCACCAGTTATGGATGGTTACCTGGCTCGATGGACGCATACTCGCAGATGTCAGGCCTGTACTGAGCCCGCTGCTTCGGGATTTGGGACGATTTCTGGGATCTCTCAATCAGGCTCTGGGAGGATTCGAACACGAGTCTGCACATCGAAGCTACGCCTGGGATCTTCGTAAGGCGATTCATTTCGCCAAATATCTGGACTGTATCCGGGATGCCAAACGGCGCAAGCTCGTAGAGGATGCATTGGAATTCTTTCAGAATGAGACGCTTCCCAGCCTAGATCAACTTCGGCAGAGCGTAATCCATCACGATGCCAATGACCACAATGTAGTTGTCCAGGGTACGGGCTATCAAGCCAGCATTCGCGGATTGATAGATTTTGGGGATACGCTGCATACAACGACTGTGATTGAACTTGCAGTCGCAGCAACATATATCATGATGGGCAAGGTCGATCCAGTGGGAGCAGCAGCAGAGGTTGTGCATGGGTATCATGAGGCCTATCCTTTGGAGGAATCAGAAATCTCAGTATTACACGGGCTAATCAAAGCGCGGCTTTGTTCTAGTGTGTTGGTTTCTGCCTTTAGAGGGTCGTTAGAACCCGAGAATGAGTACCTTCGCGTATCCGAGGAGGGAGCATGGTCCCTCCTCACCTATTTATCAAGAGAATCGTCATCATTGGCGGAGTACCGATGGCGGTCTGCCTGTGGCATGGAGCCCTGCCCAAAGGGTATGCGCGTGGTTTCACATCTTCGTCAGCGAACATTTGCACCGGTCATGCAGCCGGATGTGTGCACGAAGGATCCCCTTGTAGTGGATCTGAGTGTTACCAGCCCTTTGGTTGAGCCTTTGGAGCGGCAACCCGATCCAAAGAAAGCCTCTGAAGCATGGTTCAGGCGGATCCGCCGTGCAGGTGCTGAAATCGGGGTTGGACGCTATAATGAGCCTCGGATCGTGTACACATCAGAAAACTACCGATCAGCGAACAATGCGTTTGATGAGACCCGGACGATTCACCTGGGGATTGATCTATTTAAGGAGGCAGGAGCCCCAGTCTATGCTCCGGCTGCGGCACGGATACACAGTCTCTCTTTCAGCCGGAAACCAATGGATTTTGGAGGGCTGGTGATCCTGGAGCATACAATGGAAGGGGGGAGATTTTACACGCTGTACGGTCATCTGAGTGAGCATTCGATCCAGCGGCTTCAACCAGGGCAGAAAATTGCCAAGGGTGAGGAGTTTGCCAATCTCGGAGTGCCGGAGGAGAATGGAGGGTGGACTCCCCATTTGCATTTTCAGGTGATTGCCGATCTGTTGGGAAAATCTGGTGAGTACTGGGGGGTTGCACCGGCAAGCCAGCGCGATGTGTGGTTATCGATCTGCCCAGACCCCAACCTGATTCTCGGGATTCGGGATGACTTGCTGCCCGTGCCTGAGCCTCTCACGGAAACGATCCGGTCCCGGCGAAAAGATTGTATCGGGGGAAATCTCAGCGTTTCTTATCGTACGCCTCTGCAGATTGTACGTGGATTTCGTCAGTATCTCTATGATGAGACTGGTCGGGCATTTCTGGATGCTGTTAATAATGTCCCCCATGTAGGACATAGCCACCCGCGTGTCAATGCAGCTGCGATCCGACAAATGCGCGTACTGAACACCAATACACGTTATTTGCATCAGACACTGGTAGATTATGCGGAGCGGCTGGCTGCCACCATGCCGGAACCGTTGAAGGTCTGCTATTTTGTGAATTCAGGGAGCGAAGCCAATGATCTGGCGTTACGTCTGGCGTTTGCACACACCGGGCGGAAGGATATCATGGTCCTGGAGGGCGCATATCATGGTCACTTGAGTTCACTGATCGCGATCAGCCCGTACAAGTTTGATGGCCCCGGCGGAACGGGTGCACCTCCGCATGTGCATCAAGCCCCGGTCCCGGATCTATATAGAGGGCGGTTTCGGGGAAGTGATGCGGCACAGCAGTATTCAACAGAACTGAAAGCAAAACTCAATTCGGTCCCGGATGGGATTGCCGCGTTTATCTGCGAATCTCTCCTTGGTTGCGGAGGGCAGATTGAGTTGCCAGAGGGATACTTGCAATCAGTTTATGCACACGTACGTGCGGCAGGCGGTCTTTGTATCGCTGACGAGGTACAGGTAGGGTTTGGGAGGATGGGGAGTGACTTCTGGGGCTTTCAGACCCAGGAGGTCACGCCAGATATTGTTGTCCTAGGTAAGCCGATGGGGAATGGCCACCCACTGGCAGGCGTTGTGACCACTGCCGAGATTGCTCACTCATTCGATAACGGGATGGAGTTCTTTAGCACGTTTGGGGGAAATCCAGTTTCGTGCGCAGTGGGGGAGGCAGTTTTGGATGTGATTGAATCGGAAAAGCTGCAGGAAAACGCGCTCGTCACGGGCACCTTTCTAAAACAGTCTCTTGAGAAACTAAAAAGCAGGCATCCGGTGATCGGAGATGTCAGGGGGAGGGGATTGTTTTTGGGGATAGAGTTGGTGCGGGATCACCAAACCCTGGAGCCAGCCGATCAGGGGGCGGGCTATATTGCGAACCGCATGCGCGATCTGGGCATTCTGATTTCAACGGATGGGCCACTTCACAACGTGCTGAAGATCAAGCCTCCGCTGGTCTTTGATCAAGCCAATGCGGTCCAACTCGTCGAAACACTGGATTCTATACTTCAGGAGGAGGCAGCGATTAGTCAATAG